A genomic segment from Malus domestica chromosome 05, GDT2T_hap1 encodes:
- the LOC103437851 gene encoding DNA-directed RNA polymerase I subunit rpa43-like: MEGLSVSDTNLVVYLHPSTSNNVHKAILRELSSMLLRYNDTFEGIVLAYEFNILDKEAKILPGVHPYFTVRLKAKLLLYSPKPDMLVEGKVVKVKQESIHVIILGFSSAIITGKDIREEFRYKSKHGKQLFVSRSHKRHVIKVGTMIRLVVKSVDEETLYIYGSLLPAHTGNILWLDKQMEDTSLTDGSAKRRKGNDGESVLQEPSRTSAETVSVNNDHHVKKSKKHKTREES; this comes from the exons ATGGAGGGGCTGAGCGTTTCGGATACCAATTTGGTGGTGTATTTGCATCCGTCGACGAGCAACAATGTCCACAAAGCAATCCTGCGCGAGCTCAGCTCGATGCTTTTGAG GTACAATGATACATTTGAGGGTATTGTATTGGCTTATGAATTCAACATCTTAGATAAGGAAGCAAAGATTCTTCCCGGTGTTCATCCCTACTTTACTGTCAGGCTAAAAGCAAAGTTATTACTTTATTCTCCAAAGCCCGATATGCTTGTAG AAGGAAAGGTTGTGAAAGTCAAACAAGAATCAATTCATGTCATTATTCTTGGCTTCTCATCTGCCATCATAACAGGCAAAGATATTCGTGAGGAATTTCGATATAAATCT AAACATGGCAAGCAATTATTTGTTAGCAGATCCCACAAGCGGCATGTAATTAAAGTTGGAACCATGATACGACTAGTAGTCAAAAG TGTGGATGAGGAAACACTGTACATTTATGGTTCCTTGCTTCCTGCTCACACAGGAAACATTCTCTGGTTGGATAAACAAATGGAAGATACTTCACTAACGGATGG GAGTGCTAAGAGGAGGAAGGGAAACGATGGAGAATCAGTTCTGCAAGAGCCTAGTAGAACCAGTGCCGAAACAGTTTCAGTCAATAATGACCATCATGTCAAGAAGTCAAAGAAACACAAAACACGAGAAGAGTCGTGA
- the LOC103437849 gene encoding protein FAR1-RELATED SEQUENCE 7-like isoform X1 gives MEASYAIENYRMTADPTPMESEADLNKPVVESSVERDVPNNESGEMLDSNNGTELIENDVNGILEPYVGMEFDSEEAVKEYYDAYATRVGFRIRVGNFHRSNRDGSINSRKFLCNKEGFRNNKKSKRGEVRRSREETREGCKAMIMARKEKSGKWVVTKLEIRHCHPMWISRGKKVTIPAPSQDEKDKKIRELSAELYRANQQLAECRKTLEMVLKEVDQHADCLTKSVQNIVKNVKEIEDKDREKL, from the exons ATGGAAGCAT CTTATGCAATTGAGAATTACAGAATGACTGCAGATCCTACTCCAATGGAGTCTGAAGCGGATTTGAACAAGCCGGTTGTGGAGAGTTCAGTTGAAAGGGATGTTCCAAACAATGAAAGTGGAGAAATGCTAGATTCAAACAATGGGACAGAGTTGATTGAAAATGATGTAAATGGTATCCTAGAACCTTATGTTGGAATGGAGTTTGACTCCGAAGAGGCTGTCAAGGAATACTATGATGCATATGCCACTCGTGTGGGTTTTAGAATCCGTGTTGGTAACTTCCATCGTTCAAATCGTGATGGATCCATCAACAGTCGTAAGTTTCTTTGTAACAAAGAAGGTTTTCGTAACAATAAGAAGTCAAAGAGGGGTGAAGTAAGGAGGTCGAGGGAGGAAACTAGGGAGGGCTGCAAGGCAATGATTATGGCTAGGAAAGAGAAGTCCGGGAAGTGGGTTGTTACAAAGCTTGAAATAAGACATTGTCATCCTATGTGGATTTCTAGAGGCAAGAAAGTCACCATTCCGGCTCCATCACAG GATGAGAAAGACAAGAAAATTCGTGAGCTATCTGCAGAGCTTTATCGGGCGAACCAACAGTTAGCAGAGTGCAGAAAAACACTTGAAATGGTTCTAAAAGAGGTAGACCAACACGCAGACTGCCTTACTAAAAGTGTTCAAAATATAGTTAAGAATGTAAAAGAGATTGAAGACAAGGATCGAGAGAAATTATAA
- the LOC103437849 gene encoding protein FAR1-RELATED SEQUENCE 7-like isoform X3 has product MEASYAIENYRMTADPTPMESEADLNKPVVESSVERDVPNNESGEMLDSNNGTELIENDVNGILEPYVGMEFDSEEAVKEYYDAYATRVGFRIRVGNFHRSNRDGSINSRKFLCNKEGFRNNKKSKRGEVRRSREETREGCKAMIMARKEKSGKWVVTKLEIRHCHPMWISRGKKVTIPAPSQISCAYRMRKTRKFVSYLQSFIGRTNS; this is encoded by the exons ATGGAAGCAT CTTATGCAATTGAGAATTACAGAATGACTGCAGATCCTACTCCAATGGAGTCTGAAGCGGATTTGAACAAGCCGGTTGTGGAGAGTTCAGTTGAAAGGGATGTTCCAAACAATGAAAGTGGAGAAATGCTAGATTCAAACAATGGGACAGAGTTGATTGAAAATGATGTAAATGGTATCCTAGAACCTTATGTTGGAATGGAGTTTGACTCCGAAGAGGCTGTCAAGGAATACTATGATGCATATGCCACTCGTGTGGGTTTTAGAATCCGTGTTGGTAACTTCCATCGTTCAAATCGTGATGGATCCATCAACAGTCGTAAGTTTCTTTGTAACAAAGAAGGTTTTCGTAACAATAAGAAGTCAAAGAGGGGTGAAGTAAGGAGGTCGAGGGAGGAAACTAGGGAGGGCTGCAAGGCAATGATTATGGCTAGGAAAGAGAAGTCCGGGAAGTGGGTTGTTACAAAGCTTGAAATAAGACATTGTCATCCTATGTGGATTTCTAGAGGCAAGAAAGTCACCATTCCGGCTCCATCACAG ATATCATGTGCTTACAGGATGAGAAAGACAAGAAAATTCGTGAGCTATCTGCAGAGCTTTATCGGGCGAACCAACAGTTAG
- the LOC103437849 gene encoding protein FAR1-RELATED SEQUENCE 7-like isoform X2, whose translation MTADPTPMESEADLNKPVVESSVERDVPNNESGEMLDSNNGTELIENDVNGILEPYVGMEFDSEEAVKEYYDAYATRVGFRIRVGNFHRSNRDGSINSRKFLCNKEGFRNNKKSKRGEVRRSREETREGCKAMIMARKEKSGKWVVTKLEIRHCHPMWISRGKKVTIPAPSQDEKDKKIRELSAELYRANQQLAECRKTLEMVLKEVDQHADCLTKSVQNIVKNVKEIEDKDREKL comes from the exons ATGACTGCAGATCCTACTCCAATGGAGTCTGAAGCGGATTTGAACAAGCCGGTTGTGGAGAGTTCAGTTGAAAGGGATGTTCCAAACAATGAAAGTGGAGAAATGCTAGATTCAAACAATGGGACAGAGTTGATTGAAAATGATGTAAATGGTATCCTAGAACCTTATGTTGGAATGGAGTTTGACTCCGAAGAGGCTGTCAAGGAATACTATGATGCATATGCCACTCGTGTGGGTTTTAGAATCCGTGTTGGTAACTTCCATCGTTCAAATCGTGATGGATCCATCAACAGTCGTAAGTTTCTTTGTAACAAAGAAGGTTTTCGTAACAATAAGAAGTCAAAGAGGGGTGAAGTAAGGAGGTCGAGGGAGGAAACTAGGGAGGGCTGCAAGGCAATGATTATGGCTAGGAAAGAGAAGTCCGGGAAGTGGGTTGTTACAAAGCTTGAAATAAGACATTGTCATCCTATGTGGATTTCTAGAGGCAAGAAAGTCACCATTCCGGCTCCATCACAG GATGAGAAAGACAAGAAAATTCGTGAGCTATCTGCAGAGCTTTATCGGGCGAACCAACAGTTAGCAGAGTGCAGAAAAACACTTGAAATGGTTCTAAAAGAGGTAGACCAACACGCAGACTGCCTTACTAAAAGTGTTCAAAATATAGTTAAGAATGTAAAAGAGATTGAAGACAAGGATCGAGAGAAATTATAA
- the LOC103437849 gene encoding protein FAR1-RELATED SEQUENCE 7-like isoform X4, translating into MTADPTPMESEADLNKPVVESSVERDVPNNESGEMLDSNNGTELIENDVNGILEPYVGMEFDSEEAVKEYYDAYATRVGFRIRVGNFHRSNRDGSINSRKFLCNKEGFRNNKKSKRGEVRRSREETREGCKAMIMARKEKSGKWVVTKLEIRHCHPMWISRGKKVTIPAPSQISCAYRMRKTRKFVSYLQSFIGRTNS; encoded by the exons ATGACTGCAGATCCTACTCCAATGGAGTCTGAAGCGGATTTGAACAAGCCGGTTGTGGAGAGTTCAGTTGAAAGGGATGTTCCAAACAATGAAAGTGGAGAAATGCTAGATTCAAACAATGGGACAGAGTTGATTGAAAATGATGTAAATGGTATCCTAGAACCTTATGTTGGAATGGAGTTTGACTCCGAAGAGGCTGTCAAGGAATACTATGATGCATATGCCACTCGTGTGGGTTTTAGAATCCGTGTTGGTAACTTCCATCGTTCAAATCGTGATGGATCCATCAACAGTCGTAAGTTTCTTTGTAACAAAGAAGGTTTTCGTAACAATAAGAAGTCAAAGAGGGGTGAAGTAAGGAGGTCGAGGGAGGAAACTAGGGAGGGCTGCAAGGCAATGATTATGGCTAGGAAAGAGAAGTCCGGGAAGTGGGTTGTTACAAAGCTTGAAATAAGACATTGTCATCCTATGTGGATTTCTAGAGGCAAGAAAGTCACCATTCCGGCTCCATCACAG ATATCATGTGCTTACAGGATGAGAAAGACAAGAAAATTCGTGAGCTATCTGCAGAGCTTTATCGGGCGAACCAACAGTTAG
- the LOC103428308 gene encoding uncharacterized protein, whose amino-acid sequence MSSSSTTSVHVMALDGLVNVNSLFTIAVFVGLSLATPGQRSLENRTSCDAGIDVAKKLLVFEVVSFSFFLFSSLVAQGLKLAINLLNSKKGEDPLQAHINKKVLRFGMLGSAFGSVMGCVFLMMSMVNVIQIRLGMLSCGSKSSVHAVAALVVLVTTALLVYISTAVYAFLH is encoded by the coding sequence ATGTCGTCATCGTCGACAACAAGCGTTCACGTCATGGCCCTGGACGGCCTGGTCAACGTGAACTCACTCTTCACCATTGCCGTCTTCGTGGGGCTTTCTCTGGCGACTCCGGGACAGAGGAGCCTCGAGAACCGGACATCCTGCGACGCTGGGATCGACGTGGCGAAGAAGCTGCTGGTGTTCGAGGTTGTCTCGTTCAGCTTCTTCCTGTTCTCATCGCTTGTGGCGCAGGGACTGAAGCTGGCGATCAACCTGCTCAACAGCAAGAAAGGAGAGGACCCGTTACAGGCCCACATCAATAAGAAGGTGTTGAGATTCGGGATGTTGGGGTCGGCTTTCGGGTCGGTCATGGGTTGCGTGTTTCTGATGATGTCGATGGTGAATGTGATCCAGATCAGGCTGGGGATGCTGTCGTGTGGCAGCAAATCCTCCGTCCATGCTGTGGCGGCGCTTGTTGTTTTGGTCACGACGGCTCTTTTGGTTTATATTTCTACTGCTGTTTATGCTTTTCTTCACTAG
- the LOC103428309 gene encoding protein FAR-RED IMPAIRED RESPONSE 1-like yields the protein MSEVSPFKLFRTFSDAFLRRSGSFTCQHPGVRAQTLQPPATSPKPEEQKRSELSASSLLQKPSKLLGRDLSVTAMDDEEPSMSKDEDVLESSNGKEAVTYEGNSDTEPFVGMEFEYEEAAKVFYDAYATQVGFIMRVDAFRRSMRDGKVVWRRLVCNKEGFRMTRAKRTENRKPRAITREGCKAMLVVKKDKSGKWIVTRFIKEHNRPLVGTPANGRRSMLLSQTPDEKYLKIRELTAELQRERKMSATYQEQLDMVLRQMEEHSNHLSRNIDGIVQSVKEIESKRVAP from the exons ATGAGCGAAGTATCTCCCTTCAAGTTATTCAGGACTTTCAGTGATGCATTTCTTCGCCGCAGTGGATCGTTCACCTGCCAACACCCTGGAGTTCGAGCTCAAACGCTTCAACCGCCCGCCACCTCCCCAAAACCAGAAGAACAAAAAAGGAGCGAACTTTCTGCTTCCTCTCTATTGCAGAAGCCAAGCAAACTGTTGGGTCGCGATCTCTCTGTCACAGCAA TGGATGATGAAGAACCTTCTATGAGCAAGGATGAGGACGTGTTAGAGAGTTCCAATGGGAAAGAGGCAGTCACATATGAGGGGAACTCGGATACAGAACCATTTGTGGGTATGGAGTTTGAATATGAAGAGGCTGCGAAAGTGTTCTATGATGCATATGCAACACAGGTGGGCTTCATTATGCGAGTCGATGCCTTCCGGAGATCAATGCGTGATGGTAAGGTAGTTTGGCGGAGGCTTGTGTGTAACAAAGAGGGATTTCGCATGACGCGAGCCAAAAGAACTGAGAATAGGAAGCCTCGAGCAATCACCAGAGAAGGGTGCAAAGCGATGCTTGTGGTAAAGAAAGACAAATCAGGAAAATGGATCGTAACACGATTTATAAAGGAGCATAACCGTCCACTAGTAGGTACACCTGCAAATGGTCGCCGCAGTATGCTTCTGTCTCAAACACCA GACGAAAAATATCTGAAAATTCGGGAGTTGACGGCTGAGTTGCAACGTGAGCGAAAGATGTCTGCCACCTATCAAGAACAGCTTGATATGGTTTTGAGGCAGATGGAAGAACATTCCAATCACTTGTCGAGAAACATTGACGGTATAGTCCAGAGCGTGAAAGAAATTGAATCAAAGAGGGTAGCACCTTGA